One window from the genome of Lathamus discolor isolate bLatDis1 chromosome 8, bLatDis1.hap1, whole genome shotgun sequence encodes:
- the HACD3 gene encoding very-long-chain (3R)-3-hydroxyacyl-CoA dehydratase 3 — MAGPSLRPHVHWAQRHRELYLRVELSDVQNPDISIVDNVLRFRAQGHGAKGDNIYEFEIEFLEPVEPKPVCRVTQRQLNITVQKKESNWWERLTKQEKRPLFLAPDFDRWLDESDAEMELKEKEEEKINKMKIESRVPKDPFRHLKKGYLIMYNLVQFLGFSWIFVNMTVRLFILGKDSFYDTFHTIADMMYFCQTLALMEIMNSLIGLVRSPLLPTVAQIFGRNFILFVVLGSLEEMQSKPVVFFVFYFWSIIELFRYPHYMLSCIGIEWKPLTWLRYTAWIPLYPLGGLAEAVCIIQSIPIFSETGKFSLGLPNPLNVTIQFSFLLQVYLIVLFLGIFVNFRHLYKQRKQHLGPKKRKMK, encoded by the exons ATGGCGGGCCCGAGCCTGCGGCCGCACGTGCACTGGGCGCAGCGGCACCGCGAGCTGTACCTGCGCGTGGAGCTCAGCGACGTgcag AACCCCGACATCAGCATCGTGGACAACGTCCTGCGCTTCAGAG CTCAGGGTCATGGTGCCAAAGGGGACAACATCTACGAGTTTGAGATCGAGTTCCTAGAACCGGTTGAGCCTAAA CCTGTATGCAGGGTGACTCAAAGGCAGCTGAACATCACTGTGCAGAAAAAAGAGAGTAACTGGTGGGAGAGGCTCACCAAGCAAGAGAAGCGCCCGCTCTTCCTGGCTCCTGACTTTGACCGCTGGTTAGATGAATCGGATGCTGAAATGGAACTGAAGGAGAAG gaagaagaaaagattaacaaaatgaaaatagaatCCAGAGTCCCAAAAGACC CTTTCAGACACCTGAAGAAGGGCTACTTAATCATGTATAATCTTGTGCAGTTTTTGGGATTCTCTTGGATTTTTGTGAACATGACAGTACGACTGTTCATCCTGGGCAAAG ATTCTTTCTACGATACATTTCACACCATTGCTGACATGATGTATTTCTGTCAGACCCTGGCGTTAATGGAGATCATGAATTCACTGATAGGACTAGTCAGATCACCCCTGCTACCCACTGTAGCGCAG ATATTTGGAAGaaacttcattttgtttgttgtcCTGGGAAGCTTAGAGGAAATGCAGAGCAAACCTGTGGTGTTCTTCGTATTTTATTTCTGGAGTATCATTGAGCTGTTCAG GTATCCCCATTACATGCTCTCGTGCATTGGTATTGAATGGAAACCACTAACCTGGCTGCGTTACACTGCCTGGATCCCTCTCTACCCCTTAGGAGGCTTGGCAGAAG ctgtcTGCATCATTCAGTCCATTCCAATCTTCAGTGAAACAGGGAAATTCAGCCTGGGATTGCCAAATCCACTCAATGTCACAatccagttttcatttttgcttcaaGTATATCTTATAGTCCTGTTTTTAG GGATATTTGTAAACTTCCGTCATCTCTACAAGCAAAGGAAACAGCACCTCGGaccaaagaagagaaagatgaagTGA